Proteins from a genomic interval of Sphingobacterium lactis:
- a CDS encoding PstS family phosphate ABC transporter substrate-binding protein codes for MKVKFFEYLILIAILAFVASCARGPERSGDGQDTTANAGRGGQLLTGEATIIVDEAALPIVNEQIEVYKTSYEGSNINVLALPEREAINALIQGKGSIAILARELSTEESAGFNKRKIKPRVFPIYHDGVVFVNNITAPDTAIDVKTLTSVLKGESDAYTLVFDNLNSSTVRRVKELTKVARISGRSVKPQKTSKEVFEQLLSDPKSIGVVSYGQYLEYRRLFGEENKIRILSLQSLKDGKELGYFKPSQSTFATDEYPLETNFYVLNYQPNMGLGIGFSAFLTGDRGQRIVLKSGLLPATMPGREIIIRDGNVN; via the coding sequence ATGAAGGTTAAGTTCTTTGAATATCTCATCCTAATTGCGATCCTAGCTTTTGTGGCATCGTGTGCCCGTGGACCGGAGCGTTCCGGCGATGGACAAGACACGACGGCAAATGCAGGGAGAGGTGGACAACTGTTAACCGGTGAAGCGACGATTATCGTCGATGAGGCGGCATTGCCCATCGTGAATGAACAAATTGAGGTCTACAAGACTTCCTATGAAGGGTCGAACATTAACGTGTTGGCACTTCCGGAACGCGAAGCCATCAATGCGTTGATTCAAGGAAAAGGCTCCATTGCAATTTTGGCAAGAGAATTGAGTACTGAAGAGAGTGCAGGGTTCAATAAGCGTAAAATAAAACCTCGTGTTTTCCCGATTTACCATGATGGTGTGGTTTTTGTAAATAATATCACAGCGCCAGATACTGCAATCGATGTTAAAACGTTAACATCTGTGTTAAAAGGTGAATCTGATGCGTATACCCTGGTCTTTGACAACCTGAATTCCAGTACGGTTCGCCGGGTGAAGGAATTGACAAAGGTAGCGCGTATTTCAGGGCGTTCGGTAAAACCGCAGAAGACCTCCAAAGAGGTGTTCGAACAATTGCTATCGGACCCTAAAAGCATAGGTGTAGTATCCTATGGGCAGTATTTAGAATACCGGAGGTTGTTTGGAGAAGAAAATAAAATTCGTATCTTAAGCCTTCAAAGTTTGAAAGATGGTAAGGAACTTGGATATTTCAAGCCATCGCAGTCAACTTTTGCCACAGACGAGTACCCATTGGAGACAAATTTTTATGTGTTGAACTATCAACCGAATATGGGCTTAGGAATTGGTTTTTCAGCATTTCTAACTGGGGATCGTGGGCAGCGAATCGTTCTTAAATCAGGGTTGTTGCCCGCAACAATGCCTGGTCGGGAAATTATCATTAGAGACGGAAACGTAAATTAG